Proteins found in one Brachypodium distachyon strain Bd21 chromosome 5, Brachypodium_distachyon_v3.0, whole genome shotgun sequence genomic segment:
- the LOC100829976 gene encoding putative xyloglucan endotransglucosylase/hydrolase protein 13 isoform X1 codes for MAVDLMAQPCAHLFRHGPFESLPTAGEAEGRVSKGPSLLPARKPPLSGQKRKLCTDKHSEANTRGSRCNCSNRRWSLVAAAIMVVASLATSADAAGGSFYEDFEVVWGEDPHPERRVAVIDGGRLVKLTLDNVSGSGFQSKDAFLFGEFTMQMKLVPGDSAGTVTTFYLSSKDYPMWEGDGHDEIDFEFLGNVSGEPYLMQTNVYAQGGGRREQRFFLWFDPTADFHNYTILWNPLNIIFSVDGVPVRVFKNHELQGVPYLSTQAMKARASIWDGESWVTMGGRVKTDWSHAPFVASYGAYDASTACVSSSSCSAAAAPWMTRRLGPEGQRALAWARDNYMVMDYCDDPWKVFPRGVPAECGIDRLAMASLL; via the exons GCCGAAGGGAGAGTCTCCAAGGGCCCGAGCCTGCTCCCCGCCCGTAAGCCACCTCTGTCTGGGCAAAAGAGGAAGCTCTGCACGGACAAGCACTCCGAGGCCAACACCAGAGGCAGCCGATGCAACTGCTCGAACAGAAG GTGGTCTCTCGTCGCAGCCGCGATCATGGTCGTTGCATCCTTGGCGACGAGCGCGGATGCCGCGGGCGGCAGTTTCTACGAGGACTTCGAGGTGGTGTGGGGCGAAGACCCGCACCCTGAACGGCGCGTCGCGGTCATCGACGGCGGGCGGCTGGTGAAGCTCACCCTCGACAacgtctccggctccgggtTCCAGTCCAAGGACGCCTTCCTCTTCGGCGAGTTCACCATGCAGATGAAGCTCGTCCCCGGCGACTCGGCCGGCACCGTCACCACCTTCTAC CTGAGTTCGAAGGATTATCCGATGTGGGAGGGAGACGGGCACGACGAGATCGACTTCGAGTTCCTGGGCAACGTCAGCGGCGAGCCCTACTTGATGCAGACCAACGTGTACGCGCAGGGGGGTGGGAGACGGGAGCAGCGCTTCTTCCTGTGGTTCGATCCCACGGCGGATTTCCACAACTACACCATCCTCTGGAACCCTCTCAATATCAT TTTCTCGGTGGACGGCGTGCCGGTGCGGGTGTTCAAGAACCACGAGCTCCAGGGCGTGCCTTACCTGAGCACGCAGGCGATGAAGGCGCGCGCGTCCATCTGGGACGGCGAGTCCTGGGTGACCATGGGCGGGCGGGTCAAGACCGACTGGTCTCACGCGCCATTCGTCGCCTCCTACGGCGCCTACGACGCGTCCACCGCCTGcgtctcctcgtcctcctgctccgcggcggcggcgccatggatgACGCGGCGGCTCGGCCCCGAAGGGCAGCGCGCGCTGGCGTGGGCGCGCGACAACTACATGGTGATGGACTACTGCGATGACCCCTGGAAGGTTTTTCCCCGGGGGGTGCCCGCCGAGTGCGGCATCGACCGCTTGGCCATGGCCAGCCTTCTCTGA
- the LOC100829976 gene encoding putative xyloglucan endotransglucosylase/hydrolase protein 13 isoform X2, whose amino-acid sequence MGSRPAGRLRVFLIKRATPYTWSLVAAAIMVVASLATSADAAGGSFYEDFEVVWGEDPHPERRVAVIDGGRLVKLTLDNVSGSGFQSKDAFLFGEFTMQMKLVPGDSAGTVTTFYLSSKDYPMWEGDGHDEIDFEFLGNVSGEPYLMQTNVYAQGGGRREQRFFLWFDPTADFHNYTILWNPLNIIFSVDGVPVRVFKNHELQGVPYLSTQAMKARASIWDGESWVTMGGRVKTDWSHAPFVASYGAYDASTACVSSSSCSAAAAPWMTRRLGPEGQRALAWARDNYMVMDYCDDPWKVFPRGVPAECGIDRLAMASLL is encoded by the exons ATGGgtagccggccggccggccggttgCGTGTGTTTCTAATCAAGCGGGCCACCCCATACAC GTGGTCTCTCGTCGCAGCCGCGATCATGGTCGTTGCATCCTTGGCGACGAGCGCGGATGCCGCGGGCGGCAGTTTCTACGAGGACTTCGAGGTGGTGTGGGGCGAAGACCCGCACCCTGAACGGCGCGTCGCGGTCATCGACGGCGGGCGGCTGGTGAAGCTCACCCTCGACAacgtctccggctccgggtTCCAGTCCAAGGACGCCTTCCTCTTCGGCGAGTTCACCATGCAGATGAAGCTCGTCCCCGGCGACTCGGCCGGCACCGTCACCACCTTCTAC CTGAGTTCGAAGGATTATCCGATGTGGGAGGGAGACGGGCACGACGAGATCGACTTCGAGTTCCTGGGCAACGTCAGCGGCGAGCCCTACTTGATGCAGACCAACGTGTACGCGCAGGGGGGTGGGAGACGGGAGCAGCGCTTCTTCCTGTGGTTCGATCCCACGGCGGATTTCCACAACTACACCATCCTCTGGAACCCTCTCAATATCAT TTTCTCGGTGGACGGCGTGCCGGTGCGGGTGTTCAAGAACCACGAGCTCCAGGGCGTGCCTTACCTGAGCACGCAGGCGATGAAGGCGCGCGCGTCCATCTGGGACGGCGAGTCCTGGGTGACCATGGGCGGGCGGGTCAAGACCGACTGGTCTCACGCGCCATTCGTCGCCTCCTACGGCGCCTACGACGCGTCCACCGCCTGcgtctcctcgtcctcctgctccgcggcggcggcgccatggatgACGCGGCGGCTCGGCCCCGAAGGGCAGCGCGCGCTGGCGTGGGCGCGCGACAACTACATGGTGATGGACTACTGCGATGACCCCTGGAAGGTTTTTCCCCGGGGGGTGCCCGCCGAGTGCGGCATCGACCGCTTGGCCATGGCCAGCCTTCTCTGA
- the LOC100842827 gene encoding xyloglucan endotransglucosylase/hydrolase protein 24, with amino-acid sequence MAPLPCTEKLRCLWAPLLLWLAFLLLAVELGTADIYKDIELVWGASRTYFFMDGDSESLALSLDKSTGSCFKSKAMYLYAQIDLDIKLIEGDSAGTVCTVYTISEGPWEIHDEIDLEFLGNATGEPYTLHTNVFANGVGGREQQFQLWFDPSADYHTYSIIWNPKHILIQVDGVTIRDFKNNEAHGVAFPKWQQMRVYGSLWNADDWATQGGRVKTDWSKSPFVSYYRNYNVTWCQPSAGVDWCGNEPAGSRHFDLDQKAMSDLAWVRQRYMTYNYCSDYDRFNASTLPKECSLP; translated from the exons ATGGCGCCATTGCCTTGTACCGAGAAGCTCCGCTGCTTGTGGGCGCCGCTTCTTCTATGGCTGGCgttcctcctcctggccgttgaACTGGGCACGGCGGACATCTACAAGGACATCGAGCTCGTGTGGGGCGCGAGCCGCACCTACTTCTTCATGGACGGCGACAGCGAGTCGCTGGCGCTGTCCCTCGACAAGTCCACGGGCTCCTGCTTCAAGTCCAAGGCCATGTACCTCTACGCCCAAATCGACCTCGACATCAAGCTCATCGAGGGCGACTCCGCCGGCACCGTCTGCACCGTCTAC ACGATCTCGGAAGGGCCGTGGGAGATCCACGACGAGATCGACCTGGAGTTCCTCGGCAACGCCACCGGCGAGCCTTACACGCTCCACACCAACGTCTTCGCCaacggcgtcggcggccgcgaGCAGCAGTTCCAGCTCTGGTTCGACCCCAGCGCCGACTACCACACCTACTCCATCATCTGGAACCCCAAGCACATCCT GATCCAGGTGGACGGGGTGACGATCAGGGACTTCAAGAACAACGAGGCGCACGGGGTGGCGTTCCCAAAGTGGCAGCAGATGAGGGTGTACGGGAGCCTGTGGAACGCGGACGACTGGGCGACGCAGGGCGGGCGTGTCAAGACGGACTGGTCCAAGTCGCCTTTTGTCTCCTACTACCGCAACTACAACGTCACCTGGTGCCAGCCGTCGGCCGGCGTGGACTGGTGCGGCAACGAGCCGGCCGGGTCCAGGCACTTCGACCTGGACCAGAAGGCGATGTCCGACCTGGCCTGGGTCAGGCAGAGGTACATGACCTACAACTACTGCTCCGATTACGACAGGTTCAACGCGTCCACGCTCCCCAAAGAGTGCTCGCTGCCGTGA
- the LOC100843131 gene encoding xyloglucan endotransglucosylase/hydrolase protein 24, with translation MASAGSMKALVVILCIAAGTAHVVVAGRIDDGGGLEVMWGGASVSPDGQVISLSLDRSSGSGFRSRDTYLYARIDLQIKLVPQNSAGTVATCYMMSEGSWEAHDEIDLEFLGNETGQPYTLHTNVFTNGAGQKEQQFRLWFDPTAGFHTYSIVWTPHHILVVVDGTPIRELRNHADKGVAYPSWQPMRVHGSLWDAEDWATQGGQVKTDWSQAPFVAQYRNFTAVSTAAAGGGYGQEYVMMDAAAQEAMRRARESYMTYDYCADGRRFPQGAPPECYMT, from the exons ATGGCGTCGGCCGGCTCGATGAAGGCGCTCGTGGTGATACTCTGCATTGCCGCGGGGACGGCGCATGTGGTTGTGGCCGGAAGGAtagacgatggcggcggcctggaAGTGATGTGGGGCGGAGCGAGCGTGTCGCCGGACGGGCAGGTCATCTCGCTGTCCCTGGACCGcagctccggctccggcttccggTCCAGGGACACGTACCTGTACGCGCGCATCGACCTGCAGATCAAGCTCGTGCCCCAAAACTCCGCCGGCACCGTCGCCACCTGCTAC ATGATGTCGGAGGGGTCGTGGGAGGCGCACGACGAGATCGACCTGGAGTTCCTGGGCAACGAGACGGGCCAGCCGTACACGCTCCACACAAACGTCTTCACCAACGGCGCCGGCCAGAAAGAGCAGCAGTTCCGCCTCTGGTTCGACCCCACCGCCGGCTTCCACACCTACTCCATCGTCTGGACTCCCCACCACATCCT GGTGGTGGTGGACGGGACGCCGATCCGGGAGCTTCGGAACCACGCGGACAAGGGCGTGGCGTACCCGTCGTGGCAGCCGATGCGGGTGCACGGGAGCCTGTGGGACGCCGAGGACTGGGCCACGCAGGGGGGGCAAGTCAAGACGGACTGGTCGCAGGCGCCCTTCGTGGCACAGTACCGCAACTTCACGGCCGTCTCTACGGCGGCTGCCGGCGGTGGATACGGGCAGGAGTACGTGATgatggacgcggcggcgcaggaggcCATGAGGCGGGCGCGGGAGAGCTACATGACGTACGACTACTGCGCCGACGGCAGGCGGTTCCCCCAGGGCGCGCCGCCCGAGTGCTACATGACGTAG